The Strigops habroptila isolate Jane chromosome 8, bStrHab1.2.pri, whole genome shotgun sequence genome includes a window with the following:
- the LOC115611563 gene encoding atherin-like isoform X1 produces MALLPSPCPGPPGRAARLIPGMIQQARPGGCRGAQRHATPPQRPLKERRGPGYLVCPDAASADSPCRASPPPGSNRLSSLQLSAEAAAPSSAASAAEPLPTARGGGWGLLSPGAGAPPGPARPLARRAAQAPAAALRVAPRCGRVRAPLPAPGGVGAQRCHVQSSSACQE; encoded by the exons ATGGCGctgctcccctccccctgccccgggcCGCCGGGAAGGGCAGCTCGGCTAATACCGGGAATGATACAACAGGCCCGGCCCGGAGGCTGCCGAGGAGCCCAGCGCCACGCCACCCCCCCGCAACGCCCCCTGAAAGAGCGGAGGGGCCCCGGGTACCTAGTTTGTCCCGATGCGGCCTCCGCAGACTCCCCGTGCCGTGCCTCCCCTCCTCCCGGCAGCAACCGCCTCTCTTCCCTTCAATTATCAGCTGAAGCCGCAGCACCGAGCAGCGCCGCCTCCGCCGCCGAACCCCTTCCAACGGCGCGAGGGGGAGGCTGGGGACTACTTTCTCCCGGCGCTGGGGCCCCACCGGGGCCCGCGCGCCCCCTGGCCCGGCGGGCGGCCCAAGCCCCGGCTGCCGCCCTCCGCGTAGCCCCCCGCTGCGGCCGTGTGCGCGCCCCGCTCCCTGCGCCCGGCGGGGTCGGTGCTCAGCG GTGTCATGTTCAATCTAGTTCTGCATGCCAAGAATGA